The Laspinema palackyanum D2c genome segment CAACGAATAAAAATAAGCGATTTATTCCGCCTCCTTTTCCCAAACTATAATCTGACACTGACACTCGCACCAACCATTCCTCGTGACGTGGTTTGCGCCACGTCACGGATACCCCACCCTAACCCGGACCAAGACACAGGGGAGGGGACCGGAGATGGAGTTAAAGAGGGCAACTCCGGGCAACCCTCCATCAATCTCCCTCTCGGGATAGATGGCAACCTTTCCCCCTCTCTACCCCTGTGGTACAGTGTCAACCCCCTTCCCTCCCTGGATTTCTTCGTGCTAATCTGTGAAGAATCGCTAAACTAGATTAAGAAGTCAACACCCCCAAGGGGCAATTCTGTAGCCCTCTAACCGATATGGTTCATATCACGCGCCTGGAACTGAGCAACTTTAAATCCTTTGGAGGCACGACGAGCATTCCTGTCTTGCCAGGGTTTACCGTGGTTTCAGGTCCTAACGGTTCGGGGAAATCCAATATTCTTGATGCCCTTCTCTTCTGTCTGGGTATCTCGACTTCTAAAGGAATGCGGGCGGAACGGTTGCCCGATTTGGTGAACCACAATCAATCCCGCAGTCGTGGCACCGTTGAAGCAAGTGTGACGGTGACGTTTGATTTGGGGGATGCGGTGGGACTGATTTATGCCACCGATGCACCGGCAACTGCTTCCAATGATGAATCCCCGGTGGAGAGTGAACAGAGTTTAGAAGCGGAAGAATCGGAGTCAGTCGCCCCCGAACCCCACTCCGAAAATGGTAATGGGGCCACCCCATCGGACCCCTCTACAGCCGAAACCCTTGCGGCGACTGCCGATCGCGAATGGAGTATCACCAGGCGGTTGCGCGTTACTAAAGGCGGCACCTACACCTCCACCTATTACATGAATGGGGAATCCTGCACCCTCACCCAATTGCACGAACAAATTAACCGCCTGCGGATTTACCCCGAAGGCTATAACGTGGTGCTCCAAGGGGACGTTACCGCCATTATCTCCATGAATGGCAAGGAACGCCGGGAAATTATTGATGAACTGGCAGGGGTGGCAGCCTTTGACCGGAAAATCGTGCAAGCTAAAACGAAATTAGATGAAGTTAAGGAACGGGAAGACCGTTGCCGCATCGTTGAAAATGAGCTAAAAGCCCAGATTGAGCGCCTTTCCAAAGACCGGGCTAAGGCTGAACAATATAAAAAACTGCGCGCTGAGTTGCATGAAAAGGAAAAACTGGCGGCAGTGTTGGAATGGCGACAGTTGAAGCAACAAGAGTGGAAACTGCGGGAGCAAATTGAAGGGGGCGATCGCCAAGTGACCCAACTCGGTGACCAAATTACCAGCATTAGCGGCGAAATCCAACAAGCCAGCACCCGCCTGGAAGAACTCAACAATCGCGTGAAAGCCCTCGGAGAAGAGGAACTGATATCTCTGCAATCCACCCTTGCCACCCAAGACGCGGAACATCGGCAACTGCAAAACCGCAAAGCGGAACAATCAGCCAACCGTCAAGAAACCCTCGCCCAGATTGCACAAACTGAGCAAACTGTCAAGGAATTGCAACAAGCCTTGCTCAAATTGGCGGAGGACCGGGAATTAGAAAAAAATATGATTGTTTCGGTGCAGGAAAACCGGGATGGTACTCAAACCCTGCTGAACCAAAAAAGGGAACAGGCAAGTGCGATCGCCTCCGCTTCTGAGGAGTGGGTGCAGCAACAAACCAGTCTCCACCGCCAAATCGAAACCCTGCAAAAAAGTCTCGACCCCCAGCGCACCGAACAAGCCCGCTTAACCGAACGCCGGGGACAACTTGAACAGAAAATTGCCGAACAACAAGACTCCCTGGAAACCTCCCGTCAGGACTTGATGAATCAGCAATTTGCCCGCACGGATATCGAACAACGGCATCAGTTAGCGGTGCAACAAGTGCAATCCTTGGCGCAAACGGTTTCTGCCTTGGAACAAGACTTGCAAGTGCAGCAGGAAACCCAAAAACGACTGTTGGAAGAACAACGGGACAAACAACGGCGTTTGGACAAGTTGGAAGCCCAAAATCAAGCCCAGCAGGAAGCCAGCGGAACTGGGGCGAGTAAGGTGATTTTACAGACGGGGTTGCCGGGAGTCTGTGGCTTGGTGGCGCAATTGGGACGAGTGGAACCTACCTATCAATTAGCCTTGGAAACGGCTGCCGGTGGACGATTGGGCTATCTGGTGGTGGAGGATGATGGGGTAGCCGCAGCGGCGATCGAACTGTTGAAGCAAAAACGAGCAGGACGGGCGACGTTTTTACCTTTAAATAAAATTAAACCCGGACGATTTTCGCCGATTGAAGCCTTGCGAAATGCCCCAGGGTTTGTGGATTATGCGGTGAATTTGATTGAATGCGATCGCCCTTATCTACAGATTTTTGCTTATATTTTTGGCAATACTGTCGTTTTTGAAAGCATCAATTTAGCCCGTCCTTATTTAGGACAAGCGCGGATTGTCACCTTGGATGGGGATTTATTAGAAAGCACTGGGGCCATGACGGGGGGAAGTGCACCCCATCGGTCCTCGTTGCGGTTTGGGACTGGAGGAAATACAGAGTCTGGGGAAGTGACGGCCCTGCAAAATCGACTACAGGAAATTGAGACAATTTTAGAACGCTGTAACAGCGCAGTCGCCACCGCTACGGAAACGGTGAAACAGCGATCGGCGCAATTGGTGGAAGCCAAGCAGCAACAGCGGGAATTGCAGCTTAAATCGGAACAGTTAGAGAAAGAGATTAATAATTTAACCGGGGCGATCGCCCAGTTAGAGCAACAATTAACTAAAAACTCCCAAGAGTTAGAAACGGCAACCTCCCAACTAGAAACCCTCGCTGCTGACTTACCGGATCAAGAAGTGCAGCTAGAACGGTGGCGGTTAGAACTCTCCAGCATGGAAGAATCTGGAACCAATAGCGAATGGCAACAAATCCAGTCCCAAGTCCGGGAACTGGAGAGTCAGCTACAGGAATGGGAACAGTCCCTCAGTTCAGCGCAATTGCGGCAACAGGATTTAGGCAGTCAGTCTCAGCGCTTAGAGGAGAAAATTCAAGAGGGACAACAGCAGTTAACCCAACTCCGGCAACAGGAAATTGCCGGAACTGAGACAATTGCTAAGTTGCAAAGTCAACTCACCAGTTTGGGTCAGGAAATGGCTCAAACTCAGACCGCTTTGGCGGAAATTGAGTCCAAACTGGGGGAAGAAAAAACTGCCCGGGACCAAGCTGAAGCCCAGTTGCGCGAATTACATTTAAAACGGCAACAACTGGAATGGCAACTGCAAAAACTCCACGAAACCCAACAGGGACGCCGGGAACAACTGGTGAATATGCAGCAAGAATTGCAACAACGGGAAGCGGAATTACCCGACCCGCAACCGCCGGTTACCGAGGCGATGGAGAACCGTTTGGCGACGATATTGCAGGAATTGCAGAAAGAAGTGCGATCGCTGCAAAAACGGATTGAAGCAATGGAACCCGTGAATATGTTGGCCTTGGAGGAGTACGATCGCACCCAAGCCCGATTAGAGGAACTCAGCCAAAAACTCGCCACCTTAGAAGGGGAACGCACGGAAATTCTGTTGCGGATTGAAAACTTTACCACCCTGAGACTCCGTGCCTTTAAAGAAGCCTTCGATGCCGTCAATGAGAACTTTCAAATCATCTTTGCCGAACTTTCCGACGGCGACGGCTATCTGCAACTCGACGACCCGGAGGACCCCTTTAGTAGTGGTTTGAGCCTTGTTGCTCACCCCAAAGGAAAACCCGTGCAGCGATTAGCCTCCATGTCCGGGGGGGAAAAATCCCTCACCGCCCTCAGCTTTATCTTCTCCCTGCAACGGTATCGTCCATCACCGTTTTATGCCTTTGATGAAGTGGATATGTTCTTAGATGGGGCAAATGTGGAACGATTGGCTAAAATAATAAAACAGCAAGCTGACGTGGCTCAGTTTATCGTCGTCAGTCACAAAACTCCTATGCTCAAACTGGCCGAGCGGGTAATTGGCGTAACCCAAGCCCGGGGAGCCTATACCCAAGTCATTGGGCTACAAATTGAGCAAAAGACTTCGGCTGTATGATTTTATGGATAGTAATATTAAAGAGAATTCGCTATTAGGATTCAACTAAGAATGACATCTGATACCATCCGTCTCCGCTCCGACTTGTTAAATACTCAAGTGATCACCCGCGACACCGGCAAGCGCCTGGGGGTCGTCAAAGAACTGTTGGTAGACATTGACCGCCGACAGGTCGTAGCCTTGGGTCTGCGAGATAATCTCCTCTCAGTCGCCGGAATGCCCCGATTCATGTTTCTGCGGAGCATTGAACAGATTGGCGATGTGATCTTGGTTGAAGATGAAGACGTCATCGAAGATATTGACGTAGATGCCTACAGCCGGGTAATCAACAGCGAAGTGATTACGGAAACCGGCGAACTGTTGGGACGCGCCAGAGGGTTCAAGTTTGACCTCGCCACCGGGGAATTAGTCTCTCTGGTGATTGCTTCTTTGGGACTGCCGCAAATTCCCGACCAAGTGATTAGTACCTACGAGCTTCCCGTTGAGGAAATTGTCAGCAGTGGACCCAATCGCCTGATTGTGTTTGAAGGCGCTGAAGAACGACTCTCCCAGTTGACTGTGGGATTCTTAGAGCGTCTCGGCATTGGCGAACCCCCTTGGGCCCGAGAAGAAGAAGCCCTGATTATGCCCACAGCGCGTCCGGAAAATCAACTGCCGACGGGGATGGGAGTTCCTGCGCCAGAACCCCTGCGCGCACCCTCGCGGGTGGTGGAAGAGGTGTGGGATGAGGATGAATCGTGGCAGCAGCCTGTTGTGGAACCGTTACGCCAGAGTCAGACTGCACCAATTTATTACGAAGATGATGTAGAAGAAGACAACTGGAGCGAAGCCTCATCTCGCGATACCTACGATATGGACTACAACGATCGCTATGAAGAGGTCTACGAGGAGCCAGGTTATAGCACGGCTCCGGCGTATGAAGAACCGGAATATGCTGAGGATTATGAATACAGTGATGTAGAATCCGACGCCTGGGCTGAAGAAGATGATAAGTCCTACAACCCCCCTCGGATTAATATCCCTGAGAAAACCAAAGTGCAGGAATACGAGGAAGAACCGGGGGGTTATTAATAACCCCCACCCCTCTCGTGTCATGGCTCTGCCATGACATGGGCCTTCTGCGGCTCTGCCGCCTGGTAGGGATTAGGAGGCAGAGCCTCCATAAGTGCGTGACTCGGCTGAAGCCCAGTCACGAGGATAATTGCAGTCACGAGGATAATTGTAGGGGCCTGCGCATTGCGCCCCTACAAATACACCTTGAGAGGGGGAGGAATTAGTACCTGGAGACCCGAGCAAGCTACAATACGGACGTGGGCGAGTTGAGCCAGTGCGAACCCCTCTTTGAAATGGGGTAAACTCCTTAGCATTCAGGCGATCGCGCCGCATTATTGTAAAACCCTCACCATTGCCATCATGCCGATTCTAAATGACATGACTATTGCCTTGCTGTTGTATGTGATTTTAGGTGGGACTTACCTATTGGTTGTCCCCTTAGCCCTCTACTTTTGGCTACAAAAGCGGTGGTATGTCGCCAGTTCTTTTGAACGGGCTTTTCTGTATTTCTTAGTGTTTTTCTTTTTCCCGGGAATGTTAGTTCTTGCTCCCTTTTTGAATTTTCGACCCAAGCGACGAGAAATTAACGTTTAAAACAGGAATGAAGAAATTCGGAAATCAACAGCTAGTGAGGCATTGATTCCCAATTTCTTCGTCCTCGAATTATTCATAAAATTTAGATAAAATTAACGCAATTATGCGAAGAATTGATGTATTAGGAATTGGCTTGGGTGTTTTCCTGGCTGGAGGTTTAGCCTATCTGGGATTCCAGAGTGCCGGGTTTGATAGTGTTACTGCTGGAATTTGGAGTCAAGTTTTATTAGTCGGGGGGTTAGTGGGTTGGTTACTCACCTATTTATTCCGCGCTGTGAATGGAGATATGACCTTTCATCAGCAGGTGGAAGATTATAAAACTGCCGTTCTGCAAAAGCGTTTAGAAGAATTGACGCCGGAAGAATTGGCTAAAATTCAAGCAGAAATTGACGCGGAGAATGAGGCGGAGAAACTGAAGGCGCAAGATTAGGGGAAATGAGAAGAAACGACTGAAGTCGTTACTACGAACTTAAGAAACGACTGAAGTCGTTATTACGAACGGGGGAAGTTTCTTCGTTTGTAGTAACGACTTCAGTCGTTATCCGGGTGGACCCCCTAAAGTTAGCACCCGACAGGATTTGATAAACTAACGCTCCTGGCAGATGATACGCTAGTTAATCTATCCAAGCTAGGTAAGTTATAAAATGACATCGGTTTCCCAGTGCTTTGCGTCCCTGCGCGATCGCCAGCAGTGTGCTTTGATCCCGTTTATCACCGCAGGGGATCCAGATTTGCCGACCACCGCTAAAGCCTTGCAACTGTTAGATAGCAAGGGTGCGGATTTGATTGAATTAGGGGTTCCTTACTCAGACCCCCTGGCTGATGGACCCGTGATTCAAGCAGCAGCAACTCGTGCACTGCAACGGGGTACGCGCTTGGAAGCTGTCTTAGAAACCGTCAAGGCAGTAACGCCTACTTTGCAGTCGCCCATCATTTTGTTCACCTACTACAACCCGATTCTCAAACAGGGGGTGGACAACTTCCTCAAAAATGCTGCCGATGCAGGAGTCCGGGGTTTAGTGGTCCCGGATTTGCCCTTAGAAGAGTCAGAGGACATCCTCAAAAAAGCCGATGAACGGGGGATTGAGGTGGTGTTATTAGTCGCCCCCACGAGCCCAAAAGCCCGCATTGAGGCGATCGCCCGTCAGTCCAGAGGATTTATTTACCTCGTCAGCGTTACCGGCGTTACCGGAATGCGGTCCCAAGTCCAGTCCCGCGTCGAAGATATTCTCACCGAAATGCGCCAAATTACCGATAAACCCATTGGCGTCGGATTTGGCATCTCCTCCCCAGAAATGGCGCGCCAAGTCAAAGACTGGGGTGCAGATGCTGCAATTGTCGGAAGTGCCTTTGTCAAACGATTAGCCGAAGGCACCCCAGAAGAAGGATTAGCAGCAATTGGAGAGTTCTGCGAAAGTCTCAAAAAGGCGATAAGCTAAAAAATCCCCCCCCAAACAACTCCCTCCGGTCCCCTCCCCTTAGCAAGGGGAGGCGTCAGGTGGGGTCCTCTTCTCCCCTCAACCAACCCCCATGACAGACCTCAAAAAATCAACAATTCTTGATTTTTTGGGTTCTTTATGGAGTCGCTACAACCGGCGGGGGATTAATCCCCCGCCTAACAGAATCAAGTCGGTTTCAACCCACTGCTCGTCTTATTGAGGTAAAGTTTTTAGCCCGGTTTTAACCGACTGCTCATCTTATCAGGTAAAGTTTTTAGTCGGTTTTTAACCGACTTGATTCTGTTAGGCCGCCAATCGTTTAAACCCCCGCCGGAGTGGAGAATAATGCAAGATCTCAAATTTCACTAACTTTTACCAAATCCACTCCCTGAACCCTCACCCCCAACCGGAGAATTAGGCTACAGTGGGAGAAAATAGGCTACCCCAACCTCGGGATCTGCTTATTGCTAAGATGTAATCCACGGGCTGCGGTTGCCAGCCTCCAACATTGTGCGCCATCTGGGGATGAGTTGTATCGCTATCGAATGGGGAAACCAGCTATGCGTCAAGTATTAAAGCGGCTGATTGTGGGGTTGAACTTATTAGTCCTCGGTGGGAGCGTCGGCACGATCGCCAGCCGATCTATCCTGTTCGATAACAATTTCGGAAAACAGCCCGTAGCCATGCCGGTGATGCTACCGGACACTACTACTCCAGTCAATACCGAGGCAGATTCAGACCTCGAAACCAATCCCGCTTTCAGGGAACAGCCCATTGACCGCAATTTTATCGCGTCGGCGGCGGCAAAAGTGGGTCCGGCAGTGGTGCGAATTGATGCCATTCGGTCCGGAAAAACGGTTGAGGAGAATGACCCAAACAATCCCTTTTTTCGGAAATTTTTTGGGGAAGAAATGCCACCCCCGAGACAACGAGGGAACCACGGCACGGGC includes the following:
- a CDS encoding PRC-barrel domain-containing protein, whose protein sequence is MTSDTIRLRSDLLNTQVITRDTGKRLGVVKELLVDIDRRQVVALGLRDNLLSVAGMPRFMFLRSIEQIGDVILVEDEDVIEDIDVDAYSRVINSEVITETGELLGRARGFKFDLATGELVSLVIASLGLPQIPDQVISTYELPVEEIVSSGPNRLIVFEGAEERLSQLTVGFLERLGIGEPPWAREEEALIMPTARPENQLPTGMGVPAPEPLRAPSRVVEEVWDEDESWQQPVVEPLRQSQTAPIYYEDDVEEDNWSEASSRDTYDMDYNDRYEEVYEEPGYSTAPAYEEPEYAEDYEYSDVESDAWAEEDDKSYNPPRINIPEKTKVQEYEEEPGGY
- a CDS encoding DUF3007 family protein, which encodes MRRIDVLGIGLGVFLAGGLAYLGFQSAGFDSVTAGIWSQVLLVGGLVGWLLTYLFRAVNGDMTFHQQVEDYKTAVLQKRLEELTPEELAKIQAEIDAENEAEKLKAQD
- the smc gene encoding chromosome segregation protein SMC; this translates as MVHITRLELSNFKSFGGTTSIPVLPGFTVVSGPNGSGKSNILDALLFCLGISTSKGMRAERLPDLVNHNQSRSRGTVEASVTVTFDLGDAVGLIYATDAPATASNDESPVESEQSLEAEESESVAPEPHSENGNGATPSDPSTAETLAATADREWSITRRLRVTKGGTYTSTYYMNGESCTLTQLHEQINRLRIYPEGYNVVLQGDVTAIISMNGKERREIIDELAGVAAFDRKIVQAKTKLDEVKEREDRCRIVENELKAQIERLSKDRAKAEQYKKLRAELHEKEKLAAVLEWRQLKQQEWKLREQIEGGDRQVTQLGDQITSISGEIQQASTRLEELNNRVKALGEEELISLQSTLATQDAEHRQLQNRKAEQSANRQETLAQIAQTEQTVKELQQALLKLAEDRELEKNMIVSVQENRDGTQTLLNQKREQASAIASASEEWVQQQTSLHRQIETLQKSLDPQRTEQARLTERRGQLEQKIAEQQDSLETSRQDLMNQQFARTDIEQRHQLAVQQVQSLAQTVSALEQDLQVQQETQKRLLEEQRDKQRRLDKLEAQNQAQQEASGTGASKVILQTGLPGVCGLVAQLGRVEPTYQLALETAAGGRLGYLVVEDDGVAAAAIELLKQKRAGRATFLPLNKIKPGRFSPIEALRNAPGFVDYAVNLIECDRPYLQIFAYIFGNTVVFESINLARPYLGQARIVTLDGDLLESTGAMTGGSAPHRSSLRFGTGGNTESGEVTALQNRLQEIETILERCNSAVATATETVKQRSAQLVEAKQQQRELQLKSEQLEKEINNLTGAIAQLEQQLTKNSQELETATSQLETLAADLPDQEVQLERWRLELSSMEESGTNSEWQQIQSQVRELESQLQEWEQSLSSAQLRQQDLGSQSQRLEEKIQEGQQQLTQLRQQEIAGTETIAKLQSQLTSLGQEMAQTQTALAEIESKLGEEKTARDQAEAQLRELHLKRQQLEWQLQKLHETQQGRREQLVNMQQELQQREAELPDPQPPVTEAMENRLATILQELQKEVRSLQKRIEAMEPVNMLALEEYDRTQARLEELSQKLATLEGERTEILLRIENFTTLRLRAFKEAFDAVNENFQIIFAELSDGDGYLQLDDPEDPFSSGLSLVAHPKGKPVQRLASMSGGEKSLTALSFIFSLQRYRPSPFYAFDEVDMFLDGANVERLAKIIKQQADVAQFIVVSHKTPMLKLAERVIGVTQARGAYTQVIGLQIEQKTSAV
- the trpA gene encoding tryptophan synthase subunit alpha; translation: MTSVSQCFASLRDRQQCALIPFITAGDPDLPTTAKALQLLDSKGADLIELGVPYSDPLADGPVIQAAATRALQRGTRLEAVLETVKAVTPTLQSPIILFTYYNPILKQGVDNFLKNAADAGVRGLVVPDLPLEESEDILKKADERGIEVVLLVAPTSPKARIEAIARQSRGFIYLVSVTGVTGMRSQVQSRVEDILTEMRQITDKPIGVGFGISSPEMARQVKDWGADAAIVGSAFVKRLAEGTPEEGLAAIGEFCESLKKAIS
- the ndhL gene encoding NAD(P)H-quinone oxidoreductase subunit L; this translates as MTIALLLYVILGGTYLLVVPLALYFWLQKRWYVASSFERAFLYFLVFFFFPGMLVLAPFLNFRPKRREINV